A region from the Geobacter benzoatilyticus genome encodes:
- a CDS encoding transposase: MPRIGRLVIPNYPHHIIHRGHNRSPVFAVDDDYLYYLENLFELKTKLGCKLYAYCLMTNHVHLIVDPGNDTEALALLMKGAAARQTRYVNRLERRTGTLWEGRYRSSIVCKDSYLMACCRYVEMNPVRALIVGAPNMYRWSSYSAKIGNPVLFPPDPDPFYLDLGKDEPTRRRKYAEWVLSSVPEGEWERIRRAVQSAHPIGDEKFASVIAEKIGIRLENRVPGRPRKIRDK; this comes from the coding sequence ATGCCACGTATCGGCCGACTCGTCATTCCCAATTATCCCCACCACATCATCCACCGTGGTCATAACCGTAGCCCTGTCTTTGCTGTTGATGACGACTACCTTTACTACCTCGAAAACCTCTTCGAACTCAAAACGAAGTTGGGTTGCAAACTGTACGCGTATTGCCTGATGACAAACCATGTTCATCTCATTGTCGATCCTGGCAATGACACGGAAGCTCTTGCGCTCCTGATGAAGGGTGCCGCTGCACGGCAGACGCGATACGTTAATCGTCTTGAGCGACGAACGGGGACATTGTGGGAGGGGCGGTATCGCTCGAGCATTGTCTGTAAAGACAGCTACCTGATGGCGTGCTGCAGATATGTGGAAATGAACCCTGTACGAGCATTAATAGTGGGAGCACCGAACATGTACCGGTGGTCGAGTTATTCCGCCAAGATAGGTAATCCCGTTCTTTTCCCTCCAGATCCAGACCCCTTTTACCTTGATCTTGGAAAAGATGAACCCACGAGACGTAGGAAATATGCTGAGTGGGTCCTGTCTTCCGTGCCTGAGGGTGAATGGGAGAGAATCAGGCGGGCAGTTCAATCGGCACATCCGATAGGAGACGAAAAATTTGCATCCGTAATAGCGGAAAAGATAGGAATTCGGCTGGAAAATCGGGTGCCGGGACGACCGAGGAAGATTAGAGATAAATAA
- a CDS encoding DUF5343 domain-containing protein, with protein MALPNSYLQKYTAIPAYFDAMLDAQPPERFSQKFLENLGFTSSNDRLFISVVKELGFINQDGKPQQRYFEFLDRSQSRKVIAEAIKEMFEDLYAVNKSAHTLSVEDVTNKLRTLYAGQKSDTIIDRVAKTFKFLCDYADFSGPQKAKTQEANSQPSRPAPPDPSHNERPIPSVTSAVALDSLQYHINIVLPESRDQAVYDAIFKSLRDHLGTRHG; from the coding sequence ATGGCACTTCCTAACAGTTATCTCCAGAAGTACACCGCAATCCCAGCATATTTTGATGCGATGCTTGACGCCCAACCACCAGAGCGATTTAGCCAAAAGTTTCTGGAAAATTTAGGCTTTACGAGTTCAAATGATCGACTATTTATAAGCGTGGTCAAGGAACTCGGATTTATAAATCAGGATGGAAAACCACAACAACGCTATTTTGAATTCTTGGACAGAAGTCAAAGCAGAAAAGTGATTGCTGAGGCAATCAAGGAAATGTTTGAGGATTTGTATGCTGTAAATAAGTCAGCTCACACTCTTTCTGTCGAAGATGTAACTAATAAGCTTAGAACGTTATACGCAGGTCAAAAATCAGATACGATCATTGATAGGGTAGCAAAGACCTTTAAGTTCCTTTGTGATTACGCTGACTTCTCAGGGCCACAAAAGGCCAAGACTCAAGAAGCTAACTCACAGCCTTCCCGCCCCGCCCCCCCTGACCCTTCCCATAATGAACGTCCTATACCGAGTGTAACAAGCGCTGTTGCACTGGATTCGCTTCAATACCACATAAATATTGTGCTACCAGAGAGCAGGGATCAAGCAGTTTACGATGCAATTTTTAAAAGCCTAAGAGATCATTTAGGTACTCGTCATGGATAA
- a CDS encoding Swt1 family HEPN domain-containing protein has product MDNLYSFVYRGLLTEEALDKAGRQRRNHFSAVDAKVLQKSLCYDFLDEDLLSHSHMMAVVYTAIHCFENMVRDLVKKGMAEKFSEAWWEKVPEKIKSRVKTRMEEDAKFRWHGARGASELSYCDFGDLSSIIVTNWEVFEDILSNLEWAKSILGTLEKSRNIVMHGGVLAKEDIERIGINIRDWVRQTG; this is encoded by the coding sequence ATGGATAATCTGTATTCGTTTGTTTATAGAGGACTTTTAACTGAAGAAGCGTTGGATAAGGCAGGCCGACAACGGCGTAATCATTTCAGCGCTGTCGATGCAAAAGTATTGCAAAAGAGCCTTTGTTATGACTTTCTTGACGAAGATCTATTAAGTCATTCCCATATGATGGCAGTTGTGTACACTGCAATTCATTGCTTTGAGAATATGGTCAGAGACCTTGTCAAAAAAGGAATGGCCGAAAAGTTCAGCGAGGCATGGTGGGAAAAGGTTCCTGAAAAGATTAAGAGCAGAGTGAAAACTCGAATGGAAGAGGATGCAAAATTTAGATGGCATGGAGCCAGAGGTGCATCTGAACTTAGTTACTGTGATTTCGGCGACCTATCATCCATTATTGTAACTAACTGGGAGGTATTTGAGGATATCCTCTCAAACTTAGAGTGGGCGAAATCCATATTAGGTACGCTAGAAAAATCAAGAAATATAGTGATGCACGGTGGTGTATTAGCAAAAGAAGACATCGAGCGTATAGGAATTAATATCCGAGATTGGGTCCGACAGACAGGTTGA
- the rhuM gene encoding virulence protein RhuM/Fic/DOC family protein, with amino-acid sequence MTTDNTNDIIIYQSPDGTTSLDVRLDHETVWLTQKQMAELFDKDSDTIGLHIRNAYKEGELRPEGTAEESSVVQNEGTRKVRRKIRFYNLDVIISVGYRVKSRQGTQFRQWATRVLRDHIVKGYTLNEQRFREQAEKLADMRQTVELLARTLANQELVSETGKDVLRVITDYAYALTLLDRYDHGTLTIEKTTPKTLHVITYVEALEIIISMKQEFDGLFGIEKDEGFRSAIATIYQTFDGKELYPSIEEKGANLLYFVVKNHAFSDGNKRIAAAIFIYFLGMNGILYRSDGSKRLADNALVALMLAAM; translated from the coding sequence ATGACAACCGATAACACAAACGACATCATTATCTACCAGAGTCCAGATGGCACAACCTCGCTCGATGTTCGCCTTGATCATGAAACCGTCTGGCTGACTCAGAAACAGATGGCCGAGTTGTTTGACAAAGACAGCGATACTATCGGGTTGCATATCCGCAATGCTTACAAAGAAGGAGAATTGCGGCCGGAGGGAACTGCCGAGGAATCCTCGGTAGTTCAGAATGAAGGGACTCGAAAGGTTCGCAGAAAAATCCGTTTTTACAATCTCGATGTCATTATTTCCGTAGGCTATCGGGTCAAATCCAGACAAGGAACCCAGTTTCGCCAATGGGCCACGCGAGTTCTGCGAGACCACATCGTCAAAGGCTACACGCTTAATGAGCAGCGTTTTCGTGAGCAGGCAGAAAAGCTGGCTGATATGCGTCAGACCGTGGAACTATTGGCTCGCACTCTTGCCAATCAGGAGTTGGTCAGCGAGACCGGGAAAGACGTTTTACGGGTTATCACCGACTACGCCTATGCCCTGACGCTACTGGATCGCTATGACCATGGCACTCTGACCATTGAAAAAACTACCCCAAAGACGCTGCATGTCATCACATACGTCGAGGCGCTTGAAATAATCATCTCCATGAAGCAAGAGTTCGACGGTCTTTTCGGCATTGAAAAGGACGAAGGATTCAGAAGCGCCATAGCGACAATTTATCAGACCTTTGACGGCAAAGAACTCTACCCCAGCATAGAAGAGAAAGGAGCAAACCTCCTGTACTTCGTCGTTAAAAACCACGCTTTCAGCGATGGTAACAAACGGATTGCCGCGGCTATCTTTATCTACTTCCTAGGGATGAACGGTATTCTCTATCGCTCCGACGGCAGTAAACGTCTGGCAGACAACGCTCTTGTAGCCCTGATGTTAGCGGCAATGTAA
- the istA gene encoding IS21 family transposase: MIGKEECMEVRILKKQGKSIREISRITGLCRNTVRKFLRSTADPRYKERVKRPGKLDPFKAFLEERVKAALPHRIPAPVLAREIKSLGYEGCERTVRTFLATLYSRVTPEPVVRFETEPGKQMQADWCELRKGKHPLYAFVGTLGFSRDSFVIFTTSQAFDVLRECHEMAFSFFGGVPREVLYDNMKTVVLERNAFGEGNHRFHSGLWDTAKHFGFIPRLCKPYRAKTKGKVERFNRYLRYSFYYPLVSRLKQAGLTLDVATANIEVRNWLKDVANCRIHGETGERPCDRLEIERPAMLSLPPRVAVEPGKPEIITPMPWPVIPLQRPASFYEQILQEGRL, encoded by the coding sequence ATGATCGGAAAGGAAGAGTGTATGGAAGTCAGAATTCTCAAGAAGCAGGGCAAGAGCATTCGTGAGATCTCGCGGATCACCGGGCTATGCCGAAACACGGTCAGAAAGTTTCTCAGGTCGACCGCCGATCCCCGTTACAAAGAACGGGTGAAGCGACCGGGGAAGCTTGACCCATTTAAAGCGTTTCTCGAAGAGCGGGTAAAGGCGGCGCTGCCGCATCGGATTCCCGCTCCGGTGCTTGCTCGGGAGATCAAAAGCCTTGGCTACGAGGGCTGCGAACGCACCGTCAGAACGTTTTTGGCGACACTGTATTCCCGCGTCACGCCGGAACCCGTTGTCCGGTTCGAAACGGAGCCCGGCAAGCAGATGCAAGCTGATTGGTGCGAACTGCGCAAGGGGAAGCACCCGCTGTACGCGTTCGTGGGAACTCTAGGTTTCAGCCGGGATTCGTTCGTCATCTTCACCACCAGCCAGGCGTTCGACGTCCTTCGGGAGTGCCACGAGATGGCATTCTCCTTCTTCGGCGGCGTCCCGCGCGAAGTGCTCTATGACAACATGAAGACCGTCGTGCTGGAGCGAAACGCCTTCGGTGAGGGTAACCACCGCTTCCACTCCGGCCTGTGGGACACCGCCAAGCATTTCGGGTTCATCCCCAGGCTGTGCAAGCCGTACCGGGCCAAGACCAAGGGGAAGGTAGAACGGTTCAACCGCTACCTGCGGTACAGCTTCTACTACCCGCTGGTCTCGCGCCTGAAGCAGGCAGGATTAACCCTCGATGTAGCGACCGCGAACATCGAGGTCCGAAACTGGCTTAAGGACGTAGCCAACTGCCGCATCCATGGCGAAACCGGCGAGCGGCCCTGCGATCGGCTCGAAATAGAGCGACCGGCGATGCTGTCGTTGCCGCCAAGGGTTGCGGTCGAGCCGGGCAAGCCGGAAATCATCACTCCAATGCCGTGGCCGGTGATCCCGCTTCAGCGCCCAGCCTCCTTTTATGAGCAGATCCTTCAGGAGGGGCGGCTATGA
- the istB gene encoding IS21-like element ISGme4 family helper ATPase IstB codes for MSDIQHQRMVTLCDDLKFLAVTDVYADLADAAAKQESSYIDYLEQVLKAENEVRQGRSRHTMAKLAGFPAIKTLEDYDFEFATGAPKQRILDLSAMAFLERRENVILLGPSGTGKTHLAIALGYRATQCGVKVRFISAADLMLQLESAQRQGRYKEVMRRSVLGPRLLIIDEIGYLPFSETQANLFFQVIAKRYETGSVILTSNLSFGEWEQAFGGNTALTSAMLDRLLHHSHVIQIRGDSYRLKEKRRAGILGQQLPTPQIDD; via the coding sequence ATGAGCGACATCCAGCACCAGCGCATGGTTACTCTCTGCGACGACTTGAAGTTTCTGGCGGTGACCGATGTGTACGCCGACCTTGCCGATGCCGCGGCAAAGCAGGAGTCCTCCTACATCGACTACCTCGAACAGGTCCTCAAGGCCGAGAACGAGGTCCGGCAAGGCCGCTCACGCCACACAATGGCAAAGCTCGCCGGCTTTCCCGCGATCAAGACCCTCGAGGATTATGACTTTGAGTTCGCCACCGGAGCCCCGAAGCAGCGAATCCTGGACCTGTCGGCGATGGCGTTTTTAGAGCGCCGGGAGAATGTAATCCTGCTCGGGCCCAGCGGCACCGGCAAGACTCATCTCGCCATCGCGCTCGGCTATCGGGCAACCCAGTGCGGCGTGAAGGTGCGCTTCATCTCCGCCGCCGATCTGATGCTGCAACTCGAAAGCGCCCAGCGGCAGGGGCGGTACAAGGAAGTAATGCGGCGCAGTGTCCTGGGGCCGAGACTGCTCATCATTGATGAGATTGGGTACCTCCCGTTCAGCGAAACGCAGGCGAACCTGTTCTTCCAGGTAATCGCCAAAAGGTACGAGACCGGGTCCGTCATTCTCACCTCGAACCTGAGTTTCGGAGAATGGGAACAGGCTTTCGGCGGCAATACGGCACTGACATCAGCCATGCTCGACCGGCTGCTGCACCACTCCCACGTTATCCAGATCAGGGGCGACAGCTATCGACTGAAAGAGAAGCGACGCGCTGGCATTCTCGGACAGCAACTACCGACACCTCAGATTGATGATTAA
- a CDS encoding Txe/YoeB family addiction module toxin, protein MKAKLRESVFQPEFREDLRYWVETDRKVALRAFDLIEAIMRDPFTGIGKPEPLKYLASGAWSRRLTQEHRIVYLVRDDRIDFLQARYHY, encoded by the coding sequence TTGAAGGCTAAACTTCGCGAGTCAGTCTTCCAGCCAGAATTCCGTGAAGATTTGCGTTATTGGGTCGAAACTGATCGAAAGGTTGCGTTACGTGCTTTCGATTTGATTGAAGCGATAATGCGTGATCCTTTCACTGGCATTGGCAAGCCTGAGCCCCTCAAATACTTGGCAAGTGGCGCTTGGTCTAGGCGCCTCACTCAAGAACATCGCATTGTTTATCTTGTACGTGATGACCGCATCGACTTTCTCCAAGCACGATACCATTATTGA
- a CDS encoding type II toxin-antitoxin system Phd/YefM family antitoxin: protein MTMLQTTYTNARAHFAGLCDEVAENREIVVIRRRKGGNVAMIAADELQSLVESAHLMRSPKNAERLLAALERALKGGGEVSTLQSLRSEVGLEG, encoded by the coding sequence ATGACCATGCTACAAACAACTTATACTAATGCCAGGGCACATTTTGCCGGTCTTTGTGACGAGGTCGCTGAAAACAGGGAAATCGTAGTCATCCGTCGCCGTAAAGGCGGCAATGTTGCGATGATTGCTGCTGACGAATTGCAGAGTCTTGTAGAAAGTGCTCATCTCATGCGTTCTCCCAAAAATGCCGAGAGACTGCTTGCCGCTCTGGAGCGGGCATTAAAGGGAGGTGGCGAGGTATCAACGCTGCAATCGCTCCGCTCTGAGGTCGGCCTTGAAGGCTAA